The following coding sequences are from one Bdellovibrionales bacterium window:
- a CDS encoding DUF177 domain-containing protein, with product MKTLLPLPEPELSRPLKVDRIPAGGIEERIVATPTERAALAKRFSLLDLSRFEATLNVDREGKMFAVTGRLRAEVVQACVVTLEPVPEKVDVRIDVLFAPSHLIKEDHEGGLADLGEADPPEPIVGGMIDLGELAAQNLATALDPYPRKEGAALGVVEVVGKEEDSVVRKPFTVLEGLKNKTEKPED from the coding sequence ATGAAGACGCTGCTCCCCCTCCCTGAACCCGAACTTTCTCGCCCCCTTAAGGTTGACCGGATTCCCGCTGGCGGGATCGAAGAGCGGATTGTCGCCACGCCAACCGAACGGGCGGCGCTGGCCAAAAGGTTCTCCCTTCTTGATTTATCGCGCTTTGAGGCGACGTTGAATGTTGACCGCGAAGGCAAGATGTTTGCCGTGACGGGCAGGCTAAGGGCCGAGGTCGTGCAGGCCTGCGTTGTGACGCTTGAGCCAGTGCCAGAGAAAGTTGATGTGCGGATTGACGTTCTTTTTGCGCCGTCCCATCTGATCAAGGAGGATCACGAAGGCGGCCTTGCCGATCTGGGGGAGGCTGACCCTCCCGAGCCTATTGTTGGCGGCATGATCGATCTGGGTGAGTTGGCGGCGCAAAATCTGGCGACGGCGCTTGATCCTTATCCCCGCAAGGAAGGCGCGGCACTTGGTGTGGTCGAAGTTGTGGGAAAGGAAGAGGACTCGGTCGTTCGTAAGCCCTTTACGGTTTTAGAGGGGCTTAAAAACAAAACGGAAAAGCCAGAAGACTGA
- the bamE gene encoding outer membrane protein assembly factor BamE gives MATMIRRLFSALSASLLLAGLCACAPTMANRGHMVDVDKLSEIKVGESTREDVVRIMGSPTQISTFDEKTWYYFGRSTKQYSFLDPEVIEQKALEVRFNDEGIVVADSVLDPTAARAIEPIDRRTPTYGHETTILEQLIGNLGHPGGMSGKESKK, from the coding sequence ATGGCCACTATGATTCGTCGCCTCTTTTCTGCCCTGTCCGCAAGTTTACTTTTGGCTGGTCTGTGCGCTTGCGCACCAACCATGGCCAACCGCGGCCATATGGTTGATGTGGATAAGCTGAGTGAGATCAAAGTGGGGGAAAGCACCCGCGAGGACGTTGTCCGTATTATGGGCAGCCCCACGCAAATCAGCACTTTTGACGAGAAAACATGGTACTACTTCGGACGCAGCACGAAGCAGTATTCCTTCCTTGATCCTGAAGTCATCGAACAAAAAGCCCTTGAAGTTCGCTTTAACGATGAAGGCATCGTTGTTGCAGACTCTGTACTTGATCCTACTGCGGCCCGCGCTATCGAACCCATTGATCGGCGCACCCCCACCTATGGCCACGAAACAACCATCCTTGAACAACTCATCGGCAATCTTGGACACCCCGGTGGTATGTCAGGGAAAGAATCCAAAAAATAA
- the rpmF gene encoding 50S ribosomal protein L32 produces the protein MAVPKRKTSKSVRDMRRSHHALEATGVAECKNCGEPKLQHHVCSACGHYDGRAVVKSKSAS, from the coding sequence ATGGCTGTCCCTAAAAGAAAAACATCGAAGTCCGTTCGTGATATGCGTCGTTCGCACCATGCTCTTGAAGCCACGGGCGTTGCCGAGTGCAAGAACTGCGGCGAACCCAAGCTCCAACATCATGTTTGCTCGGCTTGTGGTCACTACGATGGCCGCGCTGTTGTCAAGTCGAAGTCGGCTTCCTAA
- a CDS encoding PAS domain-containing sensor histidine kinase produces MTAKPNPLSPPTKPPSTGPSYEFLGGIALVGLGVTIAQFFMLRDKANYLTHAQTPHAEFFSILPYLLLFVGTALTLGLVLYLYVTGSRGAKISSLALSLHKANAELNRKITEEKKMAHALRESEQKYRAIFENAGIGICQIAPSGEWMNANRTIAQILGFKGTQELLLAQPDLHGSLFVDPHVRHDWFSRLEEATQQGHEVELKTNTGNKVWVNMTGHAVRDTMGDIMHFECTMFDITERRKAEMELLRTKEEADFANRSKTEFLANMSHELRTPLNAIIGFSEIIRDQLFGPVGQAQYVEYAGDIHDSGQLLLSLINDILDMSKIEAGKRELAETVMSVEDVVRSVSRLVAARAKAGKVKLTVSIPSVFPFFRAEERAIKQILTNLMTNAIKFTPEGGTVALSAQMNPNEEMIISVKDTGIGMSAEEIPIAMSPFGQIESALSRKNQGTGLGLPLTRALVELHGGMLSLESEVGKGTTVSLTFPKARLIQKAGY; encoded by the coding sequence ATGACCGCAAAACCAAATCCACTAAGTCCGCCGACCAAGCCTCCCTCTACAGGGCCCTCTTATGAATTTTTGGGTGGGATCGCTTTGGTTGGGCTTGGCGTCACAATCGCACAGTTCTTTATGCTGCGTGATAAAGCCAATTACTTGACGCATGCGCAAACGCCCCATGCCGAATTTTTCTCGATTTTGCCCTATTTGCTTCTTTTCGTCGGGACGGCTCTGACCCTTGGTCTTGTCCTGTACCTATATGTCACCGGATCGCGCGGCGCCAAGATTTCTTCGCTGGCGCTGTCTTTGCATAAAGCGAATGCCGAGCTCAACCGCAAGATTACCGAAGAAAAAAAGATGGCGCACGCGCTGCGCGAAAGCGAACAGAAGTATCGCGCTATTTTTGAAAACGCGGGCATCGGAATCTGTCAAATCGCGCCCAGCGGCGAATGGATGAACGCCAATAGAACGATCGCACAAATCTTGGGCTTTAAAGGCACACAAGAGCTTCTTTTGGCCCAACCCGACTTGCATGGAAGCCTTTTTGTTGATCCCCACGTTCGTCACGATTGGTTTTCGCGCCTTGAGGAAGCGACACAACAGGGCCATGAGGTTGAGCTTAAAACAAACACAGGCAACAAAGTTTGGGTCAATATGACGGGCCATGCCGTGCGCGACACGATGGGAGATATCATGCATTTCGAATGCACGATGTTCGACATCACGGAACGCCGCAAGGCCGAGATGGAGCTTCTCCGTACCAAGGAAGAGGCCGACTTCGCCAACCGAAGCAAGACCGAGTTTTTGGCCAACATGAGCCATGAGCTTCGCACGCCGCTCAACGCCATTATCGGCTTTTCAGAGATCATTCGCGATCAACTTTTCGGCCCCGTGGGGCAAGCGCAATATGTCGAATATGCTGGCGATATTCACGACAGCGGCCAACTCCTCCTCTCGCTCATCAACGATATTCTGGATATGTCCAAGATTGAGGCGGGCAAACGTGAGCTGGCCGAAACAGTGATGAGCGTCGAAGATGTTGTGCGCTCTGTCTCACGCCTTGTCGCCGCGCGTGCCAAGGCCGGAAAGGTCAAGCTGACCGTCTCGATCCCTTCCGTTTTTCCTTTTTTCCGCGCCGAGGAACGCGCGATCAAACAGATTTTGACCAACCTGATGACCAACGCCATCAAATTCACGCCCGAAGGCGGCACGGTGGCCCTATCGGCGCAAATGAATCCTAACGAAGAGATGATTATCAGCGTGAAAGACACGGGCATCGGCATGTCCGCCGAGGAAATTCCCATCGCCATGTCGCCCTTTGGCCAGATCGAAAGCGCACTCAGCCGAAAAAATCAGGGCACGGGCCTTGGCCTTCCCCTCACCCGCGCCCTTGTCGAGCTACACGGCGGCATGCTCTCGCTTGAAAGCGAGGTCGGCAAAGGCACGACCGTTTCCCTTACCTTCCCCAAGGCGCGCCTTATCCAAAAGGCTGGATATTAG